In Triticum aestivum cultivar Chinese Spring chromosome 5B, IWGSC CS RefSeq v2.1, whole genome shotgun sequence, the following proteins share a genomic window:
- the LOC123113213 gene encoding uncharacterized mitochondrial protein AtMg00810: MCSLGYQQSNADHTLFFKHHHDKITILTVYVDDIVITGDDVEEISYLKKMMAKIFEVKDLGYLHYFLGIEVVYGAQGIYLSQRKYVLDLLNETGMLGCKPAATPIEPVDKYQYQRLVGRLIYLSHSRPDIAYAVSVVSRYMHDPRSGHLEVVNRILRYLKGCPGKGILFSNHGHLKVEGYADADWVGCLDDRRSTSGYCVFVGDNLVCWRSKKQNVVARSTAEAKFRSMASGLCELMWLRILLSELGLFDGGPLQLYCDNQATINIVHNPVQHDRTKHVEIDRHFIREKLDEGSLRVTFVRSDSQLADVLTKGVSVVSFEKVCSKMGLIDLFAPS; this comes from the coding sequence ATGTGCTCCTTGGGATATCAACAGAGCAATGCTGATCACACTCTCTTCTTTAAACATCATCATGATAAGATTACTATACTGActgtatatgttgatgatatagtaATCACAGGGGATGATGTTGAGGAGATATCATACTTGAAGAAGATGATGGCTAAAATATTTGAAGTTAAAGACTTGGGCTATCTTCATTATTTTCTGGGGATTGAAGTTGTTTATGGGGCACAAGGTATTTACCTCTCTCAAAGGAAGTATGTACTTGATCTTCTTAATGAAACAGGTATGTTAGGATGCAAACCAGCGGCCACACCTATTGAGCCCGTAGACAAATACCAATATCAGAGGTTAGTTGGCCGTTTAATCTATTTATCGCACTCAAGGCCAGATATTGCATATGCAGTTAGTGTTGTAAGCCGTTATATGCATGATCCTCGTTCAGGCCATCTAGAAGTGGTAAATCGAATTTTGAGATATCTAAAAGGCTGTCCAGGGAAGGGAATCTTATTTTCTAATCATGGACATTTGAAGGTAGAGGGATATGCTGATGCAGATTGGGTTGGATGTCTAGATGATAGACGATCTACATCAGGTTATTGTGTGTTTGTTGGGGATAATCTAGTTTGTTGGAGAAGTAAAAAGCAAAATGTGGTGGCACGATCTACTGCTGAGGCAAAATTCAGGTCTATGGCTTCTGGTTTATGTGAACTGATGTGGTTGAGGATATTACTATCTGAGCTCGGTCTATTTGATGGAGGACCACTACAACTCTATTGTGATAACCAAGCTACAATCAATATAGTGCACAATCCAGTTCAGCATGATAGAACTAAGCATGTTGAAATTGATAGACATTTCATTAGAGAGAAGTTAGATGAGGGGAGCCTTCGTGTTACTTTTGTTAGATCTGATAGTCAATTGGCAGATGTACTTACAAAAGGTGTTAGTGTTGTGTCTTTTGAGAAAGTATGTAGCAAGATGGGGCTAATAGACTTATTTGccccatcttga
- the LOC123113212 gene encoding transcription termination factor MTEF18, mitochondrial — protein MLRLRCSLLTQLLSSPSASPASHLHRLLSAAAPAVSPNPSSFAVEEYLVSTCGLTRAQALKASAKLSHLKSPSKPDAVLAFLADLGLSGTDVATLVAKDPKFLCAKVDKTLAPIVAGLTGLGLSRSNIARLVLLSGNNFRYRSIVSKLHYYMPLFGSSENLLRALMRNPYLLSFDLDGIVKPHVAYLHECGLGACDIAKLCIYQPRMLTTKPERIQGMVARAQNIRVPRGSVMFRHALHAIAFHSEEEVAARVDYLNSTFRWSDAEVGIAVSKAPSMLTRAKESLQRRSEFLISEVGLEPAYIAQQPTIVCYSLEGRLRPWYYAVKFLNKNGLLKRNPSYSTVFTETEKAFREKFICPHKEAAPHLQEDYDATCKGQLPTNFRFTRAKNRL, from the coding sequence ATGCTCCGCCTCAGGTGCTCCCTCCTCACCCAGCTTCTCTCATCTCCCTCCGCGTCCCCCGCCTCCCACCTCCACCGCCTcttgtccgccgccgcgcccgccgtttCCCCCAACCCTAGTAGCTTCGCCGTGGAGGAGTACCTCGTCTCCACCTGCGGCCTCACCCGAGCCCAGGCCCTCAAGGCCTCCGCCAAGCTCTCCCACCTCAAGTCCCCTTCCAAGCCCGACGCCGTGCTCGCCTTCCTCGCCGACCTCGGCCTCTCCGGCACCGACGTCGCCACCCTCGTTGCCAAGGACCCCAAGTTCCTCTGCGCCAAAGTGGACAAGACCCTGGCCCCCATCGTCGCCGGGCTCACTGGCCTCGGCCTCTCGCGCTCCAACATCGCGCGCCTCGTCTTGCTCTCCGGTAACAACTTCCGCTATAGATCCATCGTCTCCAAGCTGCACTACTACATGCCTCTCTTTGGGTCCTCTGAGAACCTCCTCCGGGCCCTCATGAGGAACCCCTACCTTCTCTCGTTTGACCTCGACGGCATCGTCAAGCCCCATGTCGCTTATCTGCACGAGTGCGGGCTAGGTGCTTGTGACATTGCCAAGCTATGCATCTATCAACCGCGCATGCTCACCACTAAACCAGAGCGCATCCAGGGAATGGTGGCACGCGCTCAAAACATACGTGTGCCCCGTGGCTCTGTGATGTTCAGGCACGCGCTGCATGCTATTGCATTCCATAGCGAGGAGGAGGTCGCAGCTAGAGTAGACTACTTGAACAGCACATTCAGGTGGTCGGATGCTGAGGTGGGCATTGCTGTGTCTAAAGCTCCATCAATGCTGACGAGGGCCAAGGAATCGCTGCAGCGCAGGTCCGAGTTCCTCATCTCTGAGGTGGGCTTGGAACCGGCTTACATTGCTCAACAGCCAACAATTGTCTGCTACAGCCTAGAGGGCCGGCTCAGGCCCTGGTACTATGCTGTAAAGTTTCTCAACAAAAATGGATTGCTCAAGCGCAACCCGAGCTACAGCACTGTTTTCACGGAGACCGAAAAGGCATTCAGGGAGAAGTTCATATGCCCTCATAAGGAAGCTGCACCACACCTCCAAGAAGACTATGATGCTACTTGTAAAGGGCAACTGCCGACTAATTTCAGATTCACACGAGCCAAGAACAGACTATGA